From Rutidosis leptorrhynchoides isolate AG116_Rl617_1_P2 chromosome 3, CSIRO_AGI_Rlap_v1, whole genome shotgun sequence, a single genomic window includes:
- the LOC139897873 gene encoding protein GRAVITROPIC IN THE LIGHT 1-like, with the protein MDSFKHSSNKSRLARTFTKVLNIRAATGVDKFQKTKSKTSEKVKHDQSIGDDEKLQDKAVMNAFIAKLFATVSSIKAAYAQLQFYQFPYDADGIQSADQILVSELKSLSVLKQSYLKKQLNDPSPETTQLLAEIQEQQSFLKMYEISKKKLDRQNKLKESEIIFLKEKLEDSRRENKLIEKRLKSSGSLSSVTSSTSSLKFCSSDFVSYVKQTTKSIRSFVRFMISEMESANWDLDEAANSIQPDIVYWDTPHICYAFESFVCRTVYDGFNIPGFEMLNDSQRMPDNKNRQRFFFDKFMELKSLKAREYVTWKPNSLFAEFCRCKYLKLIHPKMESSIFGNLNQRNLVNARKFPETAFFDSFLEVAKRVWLLHCLAFSFSPETATVFQVAKGSRFSEVFMESVTEEAFLSQGSLLQVSFVVVPGFRVGKTVIQCQVYVI; encoded by the coding sequence atggATTCCTTTAAGCATTCCTCAAATAAAAGCAGATTGGCTCGTACCTTTACCAAGGTTTTGAATATTCGAGCTGCAACGGGAGTCGATAAATTTCAAAAAACAAAGTCAAAGACGTCCGAAAAAGTCAAACATGATCAATCCATTGGTGATGACGAAAAGCTTCAAGACAAGGCAGTAATGAATGCTTTCATTGCCAAACTTTTTGCTACCGTATCATCGATCAAAGCTGCGTACGCTCAGCTGCAATTTTATCAGTTTCCTTACGATGCTGATGGTATTCAGTCAGCTGATCAGATTTTGGTGTCTGAATTAAAAAGTCTGTCTGTGTTAAAACAATCTTATTTGAAAAAGCAACTTAACGATCCGTCACCCGAAACAACACAACTGTTGGCTGAAATTCAAGAACAACAAAGCTTCTTAAAAATGTATGAAATATCAAAGAAGAAATTGGACAGACAAAACAAGCTCAAAGAGTCCGAAATCATCTTTCTAAAAGAGAAATTGGAAGATTCTAGAAGAGAAAATAAGTTGATCGAAAAGAGATTAAAGTCAAGTGGTTCTTTGTCATCGGTGACATCATCGACATCATCTTTGAAGTTTTGTTCGTCCGATTTCGTCTCATATGTAAAGCAAACGACTAAATCTATTCGAAGTTTTGTGAGATTTATGATCAGTGAAATGGAATCTGCGAATTGGGATTTAGATGAAGCTGCTAATTCAATTCAACCGGATATTGTTTACTGGGACACACCACATATATGCTATGCATTCGAGTCGTTCGTTTGTAGAACGGTATACGATGGTTTTAATATCCCTGGGTTCGAGATGCTTAACGATTCGCAACGTATGCCGGATAACAAAAACCGACAACGATTCTTCTTCGACAAGTTTATGGAATTGAAATCGTTAAAAGCACGCGAATATGTTACGTGGAAACCGAATTCATTGTTTGCTGAATTTTGCAGATGTAAATACTTAAAGCTTATTCATCCCAAGATGGAATCGTCTATTTTCGGAAACCTAAATCAAAGAAATTTAGTCAATGCTCGAAAATTCCCAGAAACAGCGTTTTTCGATTCGTTTCTAGAAGTTGCAAAACGGGTTTGGCTTTTACATTGTTTGGCGTTTTCGTTTAGTCCTGAAACGGCGACCGTGTTTCAGGTGGCGAAAGGGAGTCGGTTTTCGGAAGTATTTATGGAAAGTGTAACCGAAGAGGCTTTTTTGTCACAGGGAAGTTTATTGCAAGTTAGTTTTGTGGTGGTTCCGGGGTTCAGGGTAGGTAAAACTGTTATTCAGTGTCAGGTATATGTGATTTGA
- the LOC139901474 gene encoding glutathione S-transferase T3-like produces the protein MQETQTDIEEVEETQETAASKKGKRAKVMWSDEESRILAECWMRATLNPNIGNSQTHSSFWGTVRQDYNSKVREQRRMDQISGKWTKMAKDIKLFVALYEKLVKHWPSGANDNDIMMSVKKAFREQQKKAFAYEDARRVVRDCPQFQV, from the coding sequence ATGCAAGAAACACAAACCGATATTGAGGAGGTCGAAGAAACACAAGAAACTGCCGCCTCCAAAAAAGGAAAAAGGGCAAAGGTTATGTGGTCGGACGAGGAAAGTAGGATTTTGGCCGAGTGTTGGATGCGCGCTACTCTAAATCCCAATATTGGAAACTCCCAAACACATAGCTCATTTTGGGGGACCGTCCGACAAGATTACAACTCTAAAGTAAGGGAACAAAGGCGTATGGATCAAATATCGGGCAAGTGGACCAAGATGGCCAAAGATATCAAGCTATTTGTCGCACTTTATGAAAAACTTGTTAAGCATTGGCCTAGTGGAGCCAACGACAACGATATTATGATGTCAGTTAAGAAGGCGTTTCGTGAGCAACAAAAGAAAGCCTTCGCGTACGAAGATGCGCGGAGGGTTGTTAGAGATTGCCCCCAATTTCAAGTGTAA